Proteins found in one Alphaproteobacteria bacterium genomic segment:
- a CDS encoding MFS transporter produces the protein MFADPRRLAVALAGLCAFVDLYATQSLLPLFAEEFHASPAQVSLTVSATTLAVALVAPFVGIAADLLGRKRIIVGAMFCLVAPTVFISFAPDLKALLLGRFAQGLLLPPIFAVTVAYIGDEWPSADVPAVTGIYIAGSGLGGFLGRFLSGLVSEAWGWRVAFGVLGALTIVCAIVVAFLLPREKSFVRSPSMASSFRAMLSHLGDARMIATYVVGFATLFSFVSSFTYVNFHLAAAPFNLTPAWLGSIFVVYLFGVAASPVAGRVMHRFGRGAVVLWAIGCWCAGLLLTLLPSLVAIMAGLAIAAASGFVFQTCATSYLTATATVARSSAVGLYVTCYYIGGSAGAVAPAPAWRLFGWPGCVGLTVAVLLIALVIVLRFWREPRPIQQT, from the coding sequence ATGTTTGCCGATCCACGACGACTGGCCGTGGCGCTTGCCGGGCTTTGCGCTTTTGTCGACCTTTATGCGACGCAATCGCTTTTGCCGCTTTTCGCCGAGGAATTCCACGCAAGTCCCGCGCAAGTCAGCCTTACCGTGAGTGCGACAACCTTGGCCGTCGCACTCGTGGCACCATTCGTCGGAATCGCGGCCGATCTTCTTGGTCGCAAACGTATCATCGTGGGGGCGATGTTCTGCCTCGTGGCACCAACGGTATTCATCTCGTTTGCCCCCGACCTGAAAGCCCTCCTGCTCGGCCGCTTTGCGCAAGGCCTGCTTCTGCCGCCGATCTTCGCTGTGACGGTCGCGTATATTGGCGACGAGTGGCCAAGTGCCGACGTGCCGGCGGTGACTGGGATCTATATTGCCGGGTCCGGCCTTGGCGGATTTCTCGGTCGCTTCCTCAGTGGACTGGTGAGCGAAGCCTGGGGCTGGCGCGTCGCCTTCGGCGTACTCGGGGCCCTCACAATCGTCTGCGCCATCGTGGTCGCGTTCCTTCTTCCGCGCGAAAAGAGCTTCGTGCGTTCGCCCAGCATGGCAAGCTCGTTTCGGGCCATGCTGTCCCATCTCGGCGACGCGCGCATGATCGCAACCTACGTTGTCGGATTTGCCACGCTCTTCAGCTTCGTCTCGAGCTTCACCTACGTGAACTTCCACTTGGCAGCAGCACCCTTCAATTTGACGCCCGCGTGGCTCGGTTCGATTTTCGTCGTCTACCTCTTCGGCGTCGCCGCGAGCCCGGTCGCGGGCCGGGTCATGCACCGCTTTGGCCGCGGGGCGGTCGTGCTTTGGGCAATCGGATGCTGGTGTGCCGGTCTCCTCCTTACGCTTCTACCTTCGCTTGTTGCGATCATGGCGGGGCTTGCCATCGCGGCGGCGAGCGGATTCGTCTTCCAGACTTGCGCCACGAGCTATTTGACCGCGACCGCGACGGTCGCGCGTTCCTCGGCGGTCGGACTCTACGTGACTTGCTACTACATAGGCGGTAGTGCCGGTGCGGTGGCGCCCGCGCCCGCTTGGCGCCTCTTCGGGTGGCCCGGCTGCGTGGGATTGACCGTGGCGGTTCTCCTCATCGCCCTCGTGATCGTGTTGCGTTTTTGGCGCGAGCCGAGGCCGATCCAGCAAACGTGA
- a CDS encoding malate/lactate/ureidoglycolate dehydrogenase, giving the protein MDRSQKQGERHEMLIDHDKLRAIAKRVFEAGGSSAEEAGIVSDHLIEANLRGHDSHGVGMIPRYVGNLRLGTVTPNRKGRILKESGAIVAYDGERGYGQVVAAAATRLAIERAEKNGVSVVALRNAHHIGRVGTYGEMCAEAGLVSVHFVNVIGHNPIVAPHRGGDARLSTNPLCVAVPAAEPGRPIILDMATSKVALGKVRVAKNRGVAMGPAHIIDSGGKPTTDPNAMFQKPTGAILPMAEHKGYALAFICELLAGAIGGGGTLRPENQGLDTITNCMLSFVIDPSRIAERDWMRDEILAITRYVTASPAQNPGEPVLIPGDPERLSRLERAKNGVPLDAETWREIVNAGESLGLRVEAPNMSAS; this is encoded by the coding sequence ATGGACCGGAGCCAAAAACAAGGAGAGCGACACGAGATGTTGATCGATCACGACAAGTTGCGCGCGATTGCCAAGCGCGTCTTTGAGGCCGGCGGCAGCAGCGCCGAAGAGGCGGGAATCGTTTCAGACCATTTGATCGAGGCCAACTTGCGCGGCCACGACAGCCACGGCGTGGGTATGATCCCGCGTTACGTCGGCAATCTCCGCCTCGGCACCGTGACGCCCAACCGCAAGGGGCGCATCCTGAAGGAATCGGGTGCGATCGTGGCCTATGACGGCGAACGCGGCTATGGCCAGGTGGTCGCGGCGGCGGCAACACGGCTCGCTATCGAGCGAGCCGAAAAAAACGGCGTTTCTGTCGTCGCACTTCGGAACGCGCACCATATCGGTCGCGTCGGCACTTACGGCGAGATGTGCGCGGAAGCAGGCCTCGTCTCGGTGCATTTCGTGAACGTGATCGGCCACAATCCGATCGTGGCCCCTCACCGCGGCGGCGACGCGCGCCTGTCGACAAATCCGTTGTGCGTGGCCGTGCCCGCGGCCGAGCCCGGCCGACCGATCATCCTCGACATGGCGACGAGCAAAGTAGCCCTCGGCAAGGTGCGCGTTGCAAAGAATCGAGGGGTCGCGATGGGCCCCGCCCATATCATCGACTCCGGTGGTAAACCGACAACCGATCCAAATGCCATGTTCCAAAAACCGACCGGCGCCATTCTCCCGATGGCGGAGCACAAAGGGTATGCGCTCGCCTTCATCTGCGAGCTGCTTGCGGGGGCGATCGGCGGCGGCGGCACGCTGCGCCCCGAGAATCAGGGCCTCGACACCATCACGAACTGCATGCTGAGCTTTGTGATCGATCCCTCGAGGATCGCCGAGCGCGACTGGATGCGGGATGAGATCCTGGCCATCACACGCTATGTCACGGCGTCGCCCGCGCAAAATCCGGGCGAGCCTGTGTTGATCCCAGGCGACCCCGAGCGCCTGTCGCGCCTCGAACGCGCAAAGAACGGCGTGCCCCTCGACGCGGAGACGTGGCGAGAGATCGTCAACGCCGGCGAGAGCCTTGGCCTTCGCGTCGAGGCACCCAACATGTCCGCGTCTTAG
- a CDS encoding hydroxyacid dehydrogenase: MNKRQSAPQQPHENPDRHEPFNIVYFERWADPIAEEILAAEPFVRLIRLTRGDSPATIAAAFNAAHGFQVTSARSDTIIAPDGALLARAPNLVAISTGGAGYDTVEVEACTAAGIIVVNQSGLNKQAVAEHVLGMMLCLSKRMIQSDRAMRRDRSWTRQNYVGEDIHGKTIGIIGVGNIGTLVAKSCASAFAMTVLGSDPYLTAEEMAARGARKVSLETLLGEADFVSVNCPLTKETNGMIGKRQFQMMKKSAFFIQTARGGIHDESDLVEALHEGRIAGAGIDVFMTEPPPLDHALHGFDNVLLTPHNAGVTRQAYRSMAEGAARQWLAILKGERPPRLLNPEAWPAFRERYQRFVGYQRVR; this comes from the coding sequence ATGAACAAGCGACAATCCGCGCCCCAGCAGCCGCACGAGAACCCAGATCGACACGAGCCTTTCAACATCGTCTACTTCGAGCGCTGGGCCGATCCAATCGCGGAGGAGATTCTTGCCGCCGAGCCCTTTGTCCGCCTCATCCGGCTCACGCGGGGTGATTCGCCCGCCACCATCGCCGCCGCGTTCAATGCGGCACATGGCTTCCAGGTCACATCGGCCAGAAGCGATACCATCATCGCACCGGACGGAGCCCTCCTCGCGCGCGCACCAAACCTCGTTGCGATCTCAACCGGCGGTGCTGGCTACGACACGGTCGAGGTCGAGGCCTGCACCGCGGCAGGAATCATCGTCGTCAATCAAAGCGGCCTCAACAAGCAGGCGGTCGCCGAACACGTGCTCGGCATGATGCTATGCCTCAGCAAGCGCATGATCCAATCCGATCGGGCGATGCGGCGGGACCGCAGTTGGACGCGACAGAACTACGTGGGGGAGGACATCCACGGCAAGACCATCGGCATCATTGGGGTCGGCAATATCGGAACTTTGGTTGCGAAATCCTGCGCGAGTGCATTCGCCATGACCGTGCTGGGATCCGATCCCTATCTTACAGCCGAGGAAATGGCGGCACGGGGTGCGCGCAAGGTGAGTCTCGAAACGCTTCTCGGAGAGGCCGACTTCGTCTCCGTCAATTGTCCCCTTACCAAAGAGACGAACGGCATGATTGGCAAACGCCAATTCCAGATGATGAAAAAGAGCGCCTTTTTCATTCAGACCGCACGGGGTGGCATTCACGATGAGTCGGACTTGGTCGAGGCGTTGCACGAGGGCCGGATCGCGGGCGCGGGGATCGACGTTTTCATGACCGAACCCCCACCCCTCGACCATGCACTCCACGGTTTCGACAATGTGCTGCTCACGCCGCATAATGCAGGGGTCACCCGTCAAGCCTATCGTTCGATGGCCGAGGGTGCCGCGCGGCAATGGCTCGCGATCCTCAAGGGCGAGCGTCCGCCACGTCTCTTGAACCCGGAGGCCTGGCCCGCGTTTCGCGAGCG